A stretch of bacterium DNA encodes these proteins:
- a CDS encoding type II toxin-antitoxin system HicA family toxin codes for MKLPRDVSGQHLAHLLGHFGYQVTHCVGSHMRLTTHERGEHHVTIPAHESLRVGTLEYILASVAHHLGIDRGELELRLFGSS; via the coding sequence GTGAAGCTGCCGCGCGATGTCTCGGGCCAGCACCTGGCGCACCTGCTCGGGCATTTCGGCTACCAGGTGACGCATTGCGTCGGCAGCCACATGCGCCTGACGACGCACGAGCGTGGCGAGCACCACGTCACGATACCGGCCCACGAGTCGCTTCGCGTGGGCACGCTTGAGTACATCCTGGCAAGCGTGGCGCATCATCTCGGAATCGACCGCGGCGAACTCGAACTCCGGCTCTTCGGTTCGTCCTGA
- a CDS encoding 2-oxoisovalerate dehydrogenase codes for MATVEFMVEERDGGFVARSSCGCIVTEADTLEELYTNVREAAVCHAAECAKPDAIKLRFVQVVREETITP; via the coding sequence ATGGCAACGGTTGAGTTCATGGTCGAGGAGCGGGACGGCGGGTTTGTTGCCCGGTCGTCGTGCGGGTGCATCGTGACCGAAGCCGATACGCTGGAGGAACTCTACACCAACGTGCGCGAGGCCGCGGTGTGCCACGCCGCGGAGTGCGCCAAGCCGGACGCGATCAAGCTGCGGTTCGTGCAGGTCGTGCGCGAAGAGACAATCACGCCGTGA
- a CDS encoding ATP-binding protein, which translates to MSVFGKPLDVVASTDIEALKSTGAQESQYLDYKRDAYGSDTKELLRDITSFANAYGGEVIVGVEEDGDGRPQSIPGLNEYKLECTRYEQSAMTGIDPRIPGLKVYAVPFADPAKGVIIVSVPRSSRAPHMVTVGGEDRFWRRHGRHKSRMTTADIGESFRFGREYLKLSEDYLEGAKRAALNSGISEPRLVLGALPALQPERPIGPGEAWAREILARPHGKQNRASLLPEMDPQHEEIRPTLRGLVRLWRAEPQQPSLALHRNGYLELRNRCITGIGGVREDEIEFGGFASLCVDFFRLASQVYHKLGYEGEVFAFGAIAKTEGLRLRDMPVALTGGSDHRSRDADPRGCPEVPNLVVEPWSYSTSETPESQAQRFADVVYNAFGHERAPSIKDSQYGHV; encoded by the coding sequence GTGAGCGTTTTCGGCAAGCCGCTTGACGTGGTCGCCAGCACAGACATCGAGGCCCTGAAGTCCACCGGAGCCCAAGAGTCCCAGTATCTAGACTACAAGAGAGACGCGTATGGGAGCGACACGAAAGAACTGCTGAGAGACATCACTTCGTTCGCAAACGCCTACGGCGGCGAGGTCATTGTTGGGGTCGAAGAAGACGGGGACGGACGGCCGCAGAGCATCCCTGGTCTCAATGAGTACAAGTTGGAGTGCACTCGCTACGAACAGAGCGCAATGACCGGCATTGATCCGAGAATCCCCGGACTCAAGGTCTACGCTGTCCCATTCGCCGACCCAGCGAAAGGGGTGATCATTGTCAGCGTTCCACGGAGCAGCCGTGCTCCGCACATGGTTACCGTTGGCGGCGAGGACAGATTCTGGAGGCGTCACGGCAGGCACAAGAGCAGAATGACGACAGCGGACATCGGCGAGTCGTTCAGGTTCGGACGTGAGTACCTGAAACTCTCGGAAGACTACCTGGAGGGTGCCAAGAGAGCAGCCCTGAACTCAGGGATCTCCGAGCCAAGGCTGGTTCTTGGCGCGCTGCCGGCATTGCAGCCCGAGCGACCCATCGGACCCGGCGAGGCATGGGCCAGAGAAATCCTGGCGAGGCCGCACGGCAAGCAGAATCGCGCGTCGCTGTTGCCCGAGATGGACCCCCAGCACGAGGAGATACGACCCACGTTGAGAGGCTTGGTCAGATTGTGGCGGGCTGAGCCTCAACAACCGTCCCTTGCGTTACACAGGAATGGATACCTAGAGCTCCGCAACAGGTGCATCACGGGCATCGGCGGTGTTCGCGAAGACGAGATCGAGTTTGGGGGCTTCGCATCGCTCTGTGTCGATTTCTTCCGGCTCGCGTCTCAAGTCTACCATAAGCTAGGGTATGAAGGCGAAGTCTTCGCCTTCGGTGCCATTGCGAAGACGGAAGGACTGAGACTACGCGACATGCCGGTCGCCCTCACCGGCGGTTCCGACCATCGCTCCCGCGACGCCGACCCGCGGGGATGTCCGGAAGTCCCCAACCTAGTCGTAGAACCGTGGTCGTACTCGACGAGTGAGACACCTGAGTCACAAGCTCAACGGTTCGCGGACGTGGTATACAACGCATTCGGGCACGAGCGCGCACCCTCGATTAAGGACAGCCAATATGGTCACGTCTGA